A region from the Halobacillus mangrovi genome encodes:
- a CDS encoding HNH endonuclease, with protein sequence MSDFKLTVEIRKPSYAQNKTVRNSIPRSLWNSVRNHVQENSDFTCQICGYRVEEKLQAHEVWEYDEENFLLILKDIQSLCKSCHDLKHIHHVTRRIEDSNTRGFVMQNLKKHFMRVNECTEKDFRKHYRNQLAKSNTSPINRSLEDLIEIRKLREKEEFLKEQNWQFVLAKNVPFAKEIESKLDEKGLLYKGQNNGT encoded by the coding sequence ATGTCTGATTTTAAGCTAACTGTAGAGATTCGAAAGCCTTCTTATGCACAGAATAAAACGGTAAGGAATTCAATACCTCGTTCTTTGTGGAACTCTGTTCGGAACCATGTTCAAGAGAATAGTGATTTTACATGCCAAATATGCGGCTATCGTGTTGAAGAAAAACTACAAGCTCATGAAGTTTGGGAGTATGACGAGGAAAATTTTCTGTTAATCTTAAAAGATATACAGTCTTTGTGTAAGTCCTGTCACGATTTAAAGCACATCCACCACGTAACACGCAGAATAGAAGATAGTAACACGAGAGGTTTTGTAATGCAGAATCTAAAAAAACATTTTATGAGAGTCAATGAGTGTACGGAAAAAGATTTTAGAAAGCATTATCGAAATCAGTTAGCAAAGAGTAATACGAGTCCAATTAACAGATCTCTAGAAGACTTAATAGAAATAAGGAAACTACGAGAAAAAGAAGAGTTTCTAAAGGAACAGAATTGGCAATTTGTGTTAGCAAAAAATGTTCCATTTGCAAAAGAGATAGAATCAAAGCTAGATGAGAAAGGTCTACTTTATAAGGGACAAAATAATGGTACATAA
- a CDS encoding DUF5316 domain-containing protein has protein sequence MKVKCLGIGLLGTLSSVAYGLYSNEWGLPLKIIGISAVVPLLLTGVLTGAFVDGDRNRANYHSEVKEDRDNKSRWLIGLLLVSGPNAIFMIVLIIIGLTRI, from the coding sequence ATGAAAGTAAAATGTTTAGGGATAGGACTGTTAGGTACACTTTCCTCAGTAGCTTACGGGCTTTATTCAAATGAATGGGGATTACCTTTAAAAATTATTGGCATTAGTGCAGTCGTACCCTTATTACTAACTGGGGTTTTAACTGGTGCTTTTGTAGACGGAGATAGGAATAGAGCAAATTACCATTCAGAAGTTAAAGAGGATAGAGACAACAAAAGCAGGTGGTTAATTGGGCTGTTGCTGGTTAGTGGTCCCAATGCAATTTTTATGATCGTATTAATTATTATAGGATTAACGAGGATTTAG
- a CDS encoding GNAT family N-acetyltransferase yields MDISIRTAEQNDYESLLPLFRQVHEFHVFERPDLYKENSTPVEQEFFESQLIDSKQHIFVATLGNDIVGVIVTKEEETIENSFLKLRKVLFINSLCVAETYRKKGIGKKLTRYVFDFGRNLRVDSIELGVSEKNTSAIEFYRSLGMTTKSRKMEIKFN; encoded by the coding sequence ATGGATATATCTATTCGAACCGCCGAGCAAAACGATTATGAGTCATTGTTGCCTTTGTTTAGACAGGTTCATGAATTCCACGTTTTTGAAAGACCAGATTTGTACAAAGAAAATTCAACTCCAGTCGAGCAAGAGTTCTTTGAAAGCCAGTTAATTGATAGCAAACAGCACATTTTTGTGGCTACTCTAGGCAATGATATCGTCGGGGTTATAGTGACGAAGGAAGAAGAAACAATTGAAAATTCTTTTCTCAAATTGAGGAAAGTGTTATTTATAAATAGTTTATGCGTTGCGGAGACGTATCGAAAGAAGGGGATCGGAAAAAAACTAACTAGATATGTTTTTGATTTTGGGAGGAACCTCCGAGTTGATAGTATTGAATTGGGAGTATCCGAGAAAAATACATCTGCCATTGAATTTTATAGATCATTGGGGATGACTACTAAAAGTAGAAAAATGGAGATTAAATTCAACTAA
- a CDS encoding CPBP family intramembrane glutamic endopeptidase, translated as MNQKKIGLRNIKLWHIIPLVLVWEISYTVFSIGFDPSESITEIADITLYIFIFLWICLELSKRGLRYANISTKNDVKIPWISLFTFVPVVKITASALFMTLGVSILFAFPGIGDVPLADQRLQNQALPANILLKITIAVALAPVIEELFFRGMMLNKFVLKYGRLKGVIFTAILFTIGHPFSFISAFLMSILFSIAYLKTGKIYVPIFLHSFGNFLAFMNELYLSPLLGSEETQSLPTQVDLIVIIIIAAILLFATVFGLIKLYPREKGYHLQA; from the coding sequence ATGAATCAAAAGAAGATAGGATTAAGAAATATAAAACTATGGCACATCATACCTCTCGTATTAGTGTGGGAAATATCTTACACGGTATTTTCAATTGGCTTTGATCCCAGTGAATCAATTACTGAGATAGCAGATATTACTTTATACATATTCATTTTTTTATGGATTTGCCTTGAGTTATCCAAAAGAGGGTTGAGATATGCAAATATAAGCACTAAAAATGATGTTAAGATTCCTTGGATTAGTTTGTTTACCTTTGTTCCAGTAGTAAAAATAACTGCATCGGCATTATTTATGACTCTTGGAGTATCCATTCTTTTTGCATTCCCTGGTATAGGTGATGTCCCTTTAGCAGATCAAAGACTGCAGAACCAAGCGTTGCCTGCTAATATTCTGTTAAAAATTACTATAGCTGTTGCATTAGCTCCAGTTATAGAAGAGCTATTTTTCAGGGGAATGATGCTTAACAAGTTTGTTTTAAAATATGGCCGTCTTAAGGGTGTAATATTTACTGCAATCTTATTTACAATTGGTCACCCATTTAGTTTTATTAGTGCATTCTTGATGTCCATATTATTTTCAATAGCCTATTTAAAAACGGGTAAAATATATGTTCCAATTTTCTTACACTCTTTTGGTAATTTTTTAGCGTTTATGAATGAACTTTATCTTTCACCTTTGTTAGGGAGTGAAGAAACTCAATCATTACCAACTCAAGTGGATTTGATAGTAATAATTATCATTGCTGCTATATTACTTTTTGCAACGGTGTTTGGATTAATCAAACTTTATCCAAGGGAAAAAGGATACCATCTTCAGGCATAG
- a CDS encoding VOC family protein translates to MFTKIGQIMLYVDNQDEAVNFWTENLGFIVTSEENNGEGMRWIEIAPKRGAETTIVLHNKEFVAKMSPGLNLDTPSLMFYSENFEQLHSELLNREITVGEIVNMPSGRVFNFADNEDNYFAVMEKN, encoded by the coding sequence GTGTTTACTAAAATAGGTCAAATTATGTTATATGTTGATAACCAAGACGAAGCAGTGAATTTTTGGACAGAGAATTTAGGGTTTATTGTGACTTCAGAAGAAAATAACGGTGAAGGAATGAGGTGGATTGAGATTGCTCCAAAAAGAGGTGCTGAAACGACCATCGTTCTTCACAACAAAGAGTTCGTTGCTAAGATGTCTCCAGGTTTAAACCTTGATACCCCTTCTTTAATGTTCTACTCTGAGAATTTTGAGCAACTACATAGTGAATTGCTAAACAGAGAAATAACTGTGGGAGAAATTGTAAATATGCCATCGGGTAGAGTGTTTAATTTTGCGGACAATGAAGATAATTATTTTGCTGTAATGGAAAAAAATTAA
- a CDS encoding NADH:flavin oxidoreductase: protein MTNQTTTKPLFETFTSDKLNLPNRTVMAPMTRGFSPGNVPDEEVAAYYRRRAENEVGLIITEGTGIDHPASVSGANIPVFHGEKALNGWADVVKEVHEAGGKIAPQLWHVGMTRSKGDLPNEEAQPVGPSGLSLDGEKVNEPLSTEEVEALVESYAKAAADAKRIGFDAIEIHGAHGYLIDQFFWGNTNKRTDRYGGDFVKRTQFAVEIVEACRREVGEDFPIIFRFSQWKMNDFQAKLVNNPDELERFLQPLVEAGVDIFHCSTRRFWEPEFEGSDLNLAGWTKKLSGKPVISVGSVGLDGVFTDFSGAGTASLDGLVDKLDRDEFDLVAIGRSLLMDPAWVKKVHEGRVDDLLAFNKEALQKLY from the coding sequence ATGACAAACCAAACAACAACGAAACCTTTATTTGAAACTTTTACTAGTGATAAATTAAATTTACCAAATCGTACCGTAATGGCACCGATGACACGTGGATTTTCACCTGGGAACGTTCCCGACGAGGAAGTGGCGGCGTATTACCGTAGACGTGCTGAGAATGAAGTTGGATTGATTATTACAGAAGGAACTGGAATTGACCATCCAGCTTCTGTATCTGGTGCGAATATTCCTGTATTTCATGGAGAGAAGGCGTTGAACGGCTGGGCGGATGTTGTGAAAGAAGTACATGAGGCCGGTGGTAAAATTGCCCCGCAGCTGTGGCATGTAGGAATGACTCGCAGCAAAGGGGATCTTCCAAACGAAGAGGCACAGCCGGTGGGGCCTTCAGGCCTAAGCTTGGATGGGGAGAAAGTGAACGAACCATTATCTACAGAAGAAGTAGAGGCCTTGGTGGAATCCTATGCCAAAGCAGCAGCAGATGCGAAGCGCATCGGCTTCGATGCTATTGAAATTCATGGGGCTCATGGTTACTTAATCGACCAGTTCTTTTGGGGAAACACCAATAAACGCACCGACCGTTATGGCGGCGATTTCGTTAAGCGCACGCAATTTGCCGTAGAGATCGTAGAGGCGTGCCGGCGTGAAGTTGGTGAAGATTTCCCAATCATTTTTCGTTTCTCCCAATGGAAGATGAATGACTTCCAAGCGAAATTGGTCAATAATCCCGATGAGTTGGAACGCTTTTTACAGCCGCTTGTTGAAGCGGGTGTGGATATTTTCCACTGCTCCACACGCAGGTTCTGGGAGCCTGAATTTGAGGGTTCTGACTTAAACCTTGCAGGCTGGACAAAAAAACTATCTGGCAAACCGGTCATTTCTGTCGGGTCTGTTGGCCTTGATGGTGTCTTTACGGACTTTTCAGGTGCCGGCACAGCAAGTCTTGACGGTTTAGTGGACAAACTTGATCGTGATGAGTTCGACCTTGTAGCCATCGGTCGTTCGTTATTAATGGATCCTGCATGGGTGAAGAAAGTGCATGAAGGTAGAGTGGATGATCTATTAGCCTTTAATAAAGAAGCACTGCAAAAACTATATTAA
- the arr gene encoding NAD(+)--rifampin ADP-ribosyltransferase codes for MNEKKDVLDKGPFFHGTKAELKIGDLLKPHHLSNYQNKKSNYIYFTATLDAAKWGAELAIANSKERIYIVDPLGDFENDPNLTDKKFPGNPTRSYRSKSPLKIIAELSSWERHSNEEIKHMLTSLKKLREQGKDVIYD; via the coding sequence ATGAATGAAAAAAAAGATGTCTTAGATAAAGGTCCTTTCTTTCATGGTACTAAAGCAGAATTAAAAATTGGAGACCTATTAAAACCTCACCACTTATCAAATTATCAAAACAAAAAGTCTAACTATATCTATTTCACTGCAACATTGGACGCTGCTAAATGGGGAGCTGAATTAGCAATAGCTAATTCAAAAGAAAGAATTTATATTGTAGATCCATTAGGTGACTTTGAAAATGATCCGAACTTAACTGACAAGAAATTCCCTGGAAACCCAACACGTTCTTATAGGTCTAAGTCGCCTTTGAAAATCATAGCTGAATTAAGTTCATGGGAAAGACATTCAAATGAAGAGATCAAACATATGCTTACTTCTTTGAAAAAGTTACGTGAACAAGGAAAAGATGTAATCTACGATTAA
- a CDS encoding DinB family protein: MNEEQIFKQINLVRKATLKGLDSVTEEQADKQPEGFRNTIRWNLGHIYVVQNSLIAKFGGKPIETQSHYLKLFAPGTKPSDWQGEVPSLDELRQELNEQPFRLKKVLAGQLEDEAAEAFLSLPTVGEILNFTLYHEGVHTGTIKAIKANTAE; encoded by the coding sequence ATGAACGAAGAACAGATTTTTAAACAGATCAACCTGGTGAGAAAAGCGACTCTGAAGGGATTGGACAGTGTCACAGAAGAGCAGGCGGATAAACAACCGGAAGGATTTAGAAATACGATCCGATGGAATCTTGGTCACATTTACGTGGTGCAAAACTCATTGATTGCTAAATTCGGTGGCAAACCGATCGAAACTCAGTCCCATTACCTTAAACTGTTCGCACCAGGAACAAAACCATCGGATTGGCAGGGCGAGGTCCCCTCACTTGACGAACTGAGGCAGGAGCTTAATGAGCAGCCGTTCAGACTGAAGAAAGTGCTCGCCGGACAGCTGGAGGATGAAGCGGCAGAAGCCTTTTTATCTCTACCGACGGTGGGAGAAATTCTTAATTTCACGTTGTACCATGAAGGGGTACATACCGGTACAATTAAAGCAATAAAAGCAAATACGGCAGAGTAA